CTGCATGTTGACGTTGTATTGACGGACAAACAGATCGATCACCAGCTTGGTGAGTTTCCCCGCACGTTTATTTGCTCCCCAGCCCGCTAAGCGGGTCAGCCAGATCTTGGGAAGCCAATACTGTAGTTTGATTTTGATATTATCCAGCACAGTGAGCCTCTTGGGTTAATAGTGCGCCATAAAACAAGCTTTCTGGGGGACACGCTTAGCATTGCCGATGGTAACCCAGAAAGAGAGTAAGCAGATTCACTTACCCTCAAAGGGAGCGCATTGTAACGACGGTCATGATAAATGTCAGTTATCTGTGTCCGAAAAGCCTTTACGCGTTTTTACTTGCGCCATGCTTTCGAGAATCCGGTGATAGTTATCAAAGCGTTCTGCGGCAATATCTCCGCGCTCACGTGCGGCGTTAATGGCGCAGCCCGGATCGTTTTCATGTTTGCAATCGCGGAACTTGCACGAGCCGATGTATTCACGTAATTCAATGAAACCACGCGTAACCTGTTCGGGCTCCAGGTGCCACAAACCAAATTCACGCACGCCCGGTGAGTCGATTACGTCGCCGCCATGTGGGAAGTGGTAAAGTCGGGAGGCCGTGGTGGTGTGTTGTCCCAATCCTGAGTTATCAGACACCTCGTTCACCAGAATACGCGCTTCACCCAACGCAAGTAGCGCGTTAAGCAGGCTGGATTTCCCGACGCCTGATTGCCCCGCGAAAATGCTGATGCGGTCGGTTAACGCCTGCTCTAGTTCGGGAATACCCTGTTGAGTATGGCTGGAAACCATCAACACGCGATATTTGAGCGCACGGTAGATGTCCATCTGTTCATCAACAAACCGGCGGGATTCATCATCCAGCAGGTCAATTTTGTTCAGCACGATGAGCGGTTCGATCTCCAGCGTTTCGCAGGCGACCAGATAGCGATCGATAATATTCAGCGACAGTTCGGGCAAGATCGCTGAAACGATCACGATCTGATCGATATTGGCGGCGATCGGTTTAATGCCATCGTAATAGTCAGGGCGTGTAAGGACTGAATGACGGGGGTGAACGGCTTCCACGATCCCGCTGATGCCAGCGAGTGATTCATGGCCAGGTCGCCAGACGACCCGGTCGCCCGTAACCAGCGATGAAATTGTCCGGCGAATATTGCAGCGGTGCACGACGCCATCGGTGGCTTCTACATCGGCGTGCATGCCAAATCGGCTGATGATAATGCCTTCTTGCGCATCGCCTAGTTGGCTATCTTCCCATTCGACTTTGCTTTCCGTTTTTTTCAGGCGACGCTGGTGGTTTGCGCTAACCCGACGCTGCTGACCTTTCGACAGTTTCTTTTTGCTCACTGAGCCTCACTTAAGACGATTTATCGTTCACTACCGCGGGTTTGTCGCTCGCCGCGTTTGAACGGACTATAATACACCCTATTTGATTTTAATTAACTGATACCACCTTGTCGGTATCCGTGTTGAGGTTGACACTGGTATCCTTGTATCGACGACAGGGCACAATGCAACAGGAACTCCCACGATGGTAGATGAAAATAACCTGATCTGGATCGATCTTGAGATGACCGGCCTGAACCCGGATCACGATCGCATTATTGAGATCGCAACGCTGGTGACGGATGCAAATCTGAATGTGTTGGCCGAAGGGCCGGTACTGGCGGTGCATCAGTCGGATAGCCAACTGGCTCTGATGGATGACTGGAATGTGCGCACGCACGGTGCCAGCGGCCTGACCGAACGCGTTAAAGCCAGCACCACGGACGAACGCGCTGCCGAGCTGGAAACGCTGGCATTTTTACAAAAATGGGTGCCAGCGGGTAAATCGCCGATCTGTGGCAACAGCATCGGTCAGGATCGTCGCTTCCTGTTCCGCTATATGCCAGAGCTGGAAGTCTACTTCCACTACCGCTATCTGGATGTCAGCACGCTCAAAGAGCTGGCACGACGCTGGAAGCCAGAAATTCTGACCGGTTTTAAGAAACAAGGTACGCATCAGGCGATGGATGATATTCGCGAATCACTGGCAGAGCTGGTCTACTACCGTGAAAATTTTCTGCAACTGTAGGTGAAGCGAGAAGGTAGGGTATAGCAGTGCCCCGAACTGCTGATATTTACACCATGATGTCGTTTTTATCAGCAGTCAGATGATTTTTCATTTTCGGGGGCTTGCGGTTAAACGCATTTCTCGTATAATGCGCACCCCATACCGATGAAGAATTTTAATTAAAGAACTTCTACATCGTATGAAGATTTCCCGAGCGGGAATAGCTCAGTTGGTAGAGCACGACCTTGCCAAGGTCGGGGTCGCGAGTTCGAGTCTCGTTTCCCGCTCCAATTTCTTTTCTATAGATGTACATCAAAGTCTGTAGCTCTTTGATTTAACAGGGTAATCGCTCTGTTGAGCATCCAGCGAAATCCGCTGAAAACCACCGTCAACCACGCCGAAGTAATACATAAATTAGTACACGAAAATCGGGTGCGTTACGGATGCAACGCCTGTGCCGCTCGGTACACCTCATCCCGTCACCTCAGTATTTCCCTGTCGTCCCCAGCGTGACGTTGCGATGGCGTCCCATACCCGATACCGCTGTGATAGTGCTTTTCGTTATATCAACGCGTAAATACTCCCACCCAGTCCCGCGCCTCTTCCCGCGTTGAACCCTGACGACGGCTATTCCGGCACGTATTTCACCGTCCGGAACAGTGACTCCACATACGCGTTATCATTAACTCACCCGCGGGCGACTGGCGATGAGTCGTTTTATTATCGAGTTCGGTGACCGCCTGAGCGACCACTTTTAATAGGATGGAAATTACACAAAATTATTTACAGGGTCCTATTTGGATCTATCATAAAAGGCCGGATAACATGGAAGAGATTAGAGGGATATAACAATTTGTCAGAAAAAATATGATTTTCTCTTCTCAGGATAAGCGCTTATTCAAGTTTGAATATGTTATTAAAAAAGCCTGCTGTTAAGCAGGCTATCAAGGGATTTTACTCATTATTTTCATCTGATGATTAGGTAAACCAGAGTACATGATTACATGTGAAGGAGAGAACCAAAATAAATGCTAAAAATATTTCTTAGCTGCATCAAGTATCCCCTGTGAAGTCAATTCCCTGTCAGAAGCCACGTAAATAATGGCATGATCTCCAGTCAATGAAGGAAAACCTGCAGACATTATCTGAAGATGTGTTTCTTCACCATTTGGGTATCCCTGCCTGATAGAGGAAATACCTTTTAGAACGGTCATGACCTTACAGGGTTCGGCATTAAAAAAAACAAGGACTTCTATCATATGCCACCATGGTTCTGTTAGTCTTTTCCATAACGCCACCTCTTCGATACAGGGAATAATTTTTTGCAATAAACCTGCCAAGACTATGTGATATGTGCAAAAGTCTTGCAATTTTCTTTTTTTACATTTTTAAAGCTAAATAAAATTAAAACAAGCACCCACTTGATCAACGGTGTATGGTGACTGTCCATTAAATCAGGAAATGCCCATGTCTGGACGTAAAAACACACAAGCCAATCGTAATCACTTAGTCAAATGCCCATGCCCAAACTGTGCAAGGGAGTCTGAGCATAGTTTTAGTCGTGTCCTGAAAGGATCCCAACTTGCCTGTCCCTACTGCAGTACACTGTTCAAATCGACGCAACGATAGAACAGATGCATATCCAGGTGATAAAGGTTATTTATTTCAAAACCCTGCTCACTTAGTGATGTTAACTGGCAGATGCCATTAAGGTAATATCAAGGGCGTGATGCTTTCGGAGGCTGCCTGGCCTCTTACGCACTTTATTATTTAACAAGCAGTTAGCTTCTGCTTTTAGACTTTTCATGCAGCAGGCCTGCATTTCATCACATCGGTCAGCACACTCATACATGTGCAAAAATATGCTGACCTGATATTAAGAATAAACTGCCTTTCTCTAAATTAATTTATGGATCTGTCTACTCAGGAATAATCCTTCATCGTTGTTGTAGATCCACAAAAATTTATTTATCGCAAAGTATTACGTTTGCAGCCGCTGGGCCTTTGTCACCACTGTGTATTGCGAATTCAACTTTCTGTCCTTCAAATAAGGTTTTAAAGTTGTCGCCGTTAAGCGAAGAAAAATGAACAAAGATATCTTTGCTCCCATCAAGAGGAGAGATGAAACCAAAACCTTTGTCTTCGTTAAACCATTTTACCAGGCCTTTAATTCTTGAGGTCACACTGACTCCCGTCACACATTATAGTATTGATAGTAAACGTATAGTATTAAACGTATAGACTCAAAAGAAGGGGGATGTCAGCGATAACGCCTGATAATGAGGACTGCCCGAAAAATATTTAACGTTCGTTTGTACATCGAACTGATGGAATCCATTAAGGCACGGGAAATTATAATAAGCAAATTATATTTTAGCCGTCCAGCGATCCTGCAAGGAAAATTAAAAGTGACAATATAATTTTTTCAACGTATAGTATTTACGTGTTTTTAATAAGGAATTAACTTGTCCCATAAAATGACAGGAATTGTCAAAAATTTTGACATTCTCAGTGGTAAAGGTCTCATCACCCCTTCAGATGGCCGAAAAGATGTTCTGCTTCACATTTCAGCCGTTAACTCCCGCGAATCAGAATTACTCATCCCAGGAAGCCGTATTGAATTTTGTCGGATCAACGGTCTCAGGGGGCCTGTGGCTGCGAATATTTATCTTTCTTGAATTTCAGTGCATCAAATTAAATAGATTAAAATTTAACCAAATGTGATACGGTGAAGTTCATTCATTGAAAGGTTAATGATTATGTCCATTATCGATTACGCAATGAAACTCTTCAGCGGTGCGTCTACCGCCACTGCCGCCTGCCCTGTTTGTGGACTAAAATCAGCTCAATCGGTGTCAAAAATCCGTCGCAATCAGGCCATGCTTTGCCCCGGGTGTAAGGCTCTGTTTATCTCCCGACGCTAGTTCCGACCGAAAAACCGCAGACAGAGCCCATGTTCTATACTTAAGTTAAACTCCAGCAGCTGTTAAATCCCTGATGCTTTATGCCCATCCTGAGAGAA
The window above is part of the Pectobacterium araliae genome. Proteins encoded here:
- a CDS encoding YnfU family zinc-binding protein codes for the protein MKLFSGASTATAACPVCGLKSAQSVSKIRRNQAMLCPGCKALFISRR
- the cspF gene encoding cold shock-like protein CspF, coding for MSHKMTGIVKNFDILSGKGLITPSDGRKDVLLHISAVNSRESELLIPGSRIEFCRINGLRGPVAANIYLS
- the rsgA gene encoding small ribosomal subunit biogenesis GTPase RsgA — protein: MSKKKLSKGQQRRVSANHQRRLKKTESKVEWEDSQLGDAQEGIIISRFGMHADVEATDGVVHRCNIRRTISSLVTGDRVVWRPGHESLAGISGIVEAVHPRHSVLTRPDYYDGIKPIAANIDQIVIVSAILPELSLNIIDRYLVACETLEIEPLIVLNKIDLLDDESRRFVDEQMDIYRALKYRVLMVSSHTQQGIPELEQALTDRISIFAGQSGVGKSSLLNALLALGEARILVNEVSDNSGLGQHTTTASRLYHFPHGGDVIDSPGVREFGLWHLEPEQVTRGFIELREYIGSCKFRDCKHENDPGCAINAARERGDIAAERFDNYHRILESMAQVKTRKGFSDTDN
- a CDS encoding YnfU family zinc-binding protein, with the translated sequence MSGRKNTQANRNHLVKCPCPNCARESEHSFSRVLKGSQLACPYCSTLFKSTQR
- a CDS encoding cold shock domain-containing protein — encoded protein: MTSRIKGLVKWFNEDKGFGFISPLDGSKDIFVHFSSLNGDNFKTLFEGQKVEFAIHSGDKGPAAANVILCDK
- the orn gene encoding oligoribonuclease, translating into MVDENNLIWIDLEMTGLNPDHDRIIEIATLVTDANLNVLAEGPVLAVHQSDSQLALMDDWNVRTHGASGLTERVKASTTDERAAELETLAFLQKWVPAGKSPICGNSIGQDRRFLFRYMPELEVYFHYRYLDVSTLKELARRWKPEILTGFKKQGTHQAMDDIRESLAELVYYRENFLQL